The Sphingomonas sp. LY54 genome includes a region encoding these proteins:
- a CDS encoding SufD family Fe-S cluster assembly protein, which yields MSLLELPSTREEAWRWSDLSALPALRDRAPSGALPEKLPWIDCGSDGPRLLFVDGVLVPGQSRLGPLEIGSVTSDPADHALGRLAGGKGWTLKLGRDHAPAGLVQIVHVTTGGADHLAVEVELDVDAQASIVETYVGDGWANRLGQFRLFKGARLMLARRLLGASGFASLTDRATVGEGASFVLTTLAAGGSDTRLDGEVAITGDSGFAEVGGALLARGKQRHDVNLVLHHNAVGGVSRQLWRSVADDRSTCSVAARVEVARGAQKTDGEQSLKGLLLARTATINAKPELEIFADDVKCAHGATVGELDKAALFYLRSRGVALEEAKALLTRAFIADAIDRIGEEAVREAFHADAQSWFG from the coding sequence ATGAGCCTGCTCGAACTTCCCTCGACCCGCGAGGAGGCGTGGCGCTGGAGCGACCTGTCGGCGCTTCCCGCTCTGCGCGACCGCGCGCCGTCCGGAGCGCTGCCCGAAAAGCTGCCATGGATCGACTGCGGCAGCGACGGCCCGCGCCTGCTGTTCGTCGACGGCGTCCTTGTCCCCGGGCAGAGCCGGCTCGGCCCGCTCGAGATCGGCAGCGTCACCTCCGACCCGGCCGATCACGCCCTCGGCCGCCTTGCCGGCGGCAAGGGCTGGACGCTGAAGCTCGGCCGCGATCATGCGCCGGCGGGCCTCGTCCAGATCGTCCACGTCACCACCGGCGGCGCCGACCATCTCGCGGTCGAGGTCGAGCTCGACGTCGATGCCCAGGCCTCGATCGTCGAGACCTATGTCGGCGACGGCTGGGCCAACCGCCTCGGCCAGTTCCGCCTGTTCAAGGGCGCCCGGCTGATGCTCGCCCGCCGCCTGCTCGGCGCCAGCGGTTTCGCCAGTCTCACCGATCGCGCCACCGTCGGCGAGGGCGCCAGCTTCGTGCTCACCACGCTCGCCGCCGGCGGCAGCGACACCCGTCTCGACGGCGAGGTCGCGATTACCGGCGATTCCGGCTTTGCCGAGGTCGGCGGCGCCTTGCTCGCGCGCGGCAAGCAGCGTCATGACGTCAATCTCGTCCTCCATCACAACGCCGTCGGCGGCGTCAGCCGCCAGCTCTGGCGCTCGGTCGCCGACGATCGCTCCACCTGCTCGGTCGCGGCCCGCGTCGAGGTCGCGCGCGGCGCGCAGAAGACCGACGGCGAGCAGTCGCTCAAGGGTCTGCTGCTCGCCCGCACCGCCACGATCAACGCCAAGCCCGAGCTCGAGATCTTCGCAGACGACGTGAAATGCGCCCATGGCGCCACCGTCGGCGAGCTCGACAAGGCCGCGCTTTTCTACCTGCGCAGCCGCGGCGTCGCGCTCGAGGAGGCCAAGGCCCTGCTCACCCGCGCCTTCATCGCCGACGCGATCGACCGCATCGGCGAGGAGGCCGTGCGCGAGGCGTTCCACGCCGACGCCCAAAGCTGGTTCGGCTGA